The Saprospiraceae bacterium genome contains the following window.
TAATGGGCAGTGCCGTAGTATTTTGACAATCGGTACAATTGATATTTTGTCCACGCAACCAGTTGTATGTGTATGCATCATTTGGAAAAGCAGACGCATTGAGATCGATGATTTCACCTAAATTAATTTCAAGATCGGTTCCGGCATTTGCAATAACTTCAGGCGGTTCCTGGATCGTAACTTCAAGCGTATCCAAACAACCTTTCCGATCCTGGATATAAATGGTATGTTTTCCAGCTGGCAAATTTGTAAACCGGTTTGTTGAAGTAAAATCTTGTCCATTCAGACTGTATTGATAATAATATGTAATTACTCCGTTGAGATCTTCATCAAAGGGAGTCCCTTGCAATCCATGCACAGCGATCATTCCATCATTTGATTTAAAGCAAGTCAAATCTCTGGTGCTATCAATCACCAACTGGAGTGTAGGTAATTCTTCGCAGCAAGGTTCGACATACAGTCTGCGAATTTCAGTGACTTTGCAACCGATATCTGTTTCAATCGTTAAGGTTACAAATTTTTCACCAAACGAATTGTAACGAATGGGTGGAGGAAACTGACCCACATAAGTTTGAGGAATTCCATCCTTACCAAAATTCCAGGTCCACCGGATGATGCTTCCTGTTGCAAATTGTGAGGAATCGATCACTTGAAAATCCGTTTCACATTTTAGACCACTGGGCGGATAAATGCCAAAATTAGATTCCGGTCCGGCAAATTCTCCGGTACCGCCCCACTCCACTGAAAAACCGACACCTGTATTATCAAAATTATTAACGATAAGGGTATAAAATTTACCCTGCACCATATCAATGTATTTGCAAAATCCATTTTCCCCTGTATGGCAATTGAGATCTTCTGAAATATCTGGGTCCGTCAGATCTAAACCGGTTGGCCCAGCGCAAGGTGGGGCTGTTGCATTGCAACGCAAAAGCACTTTATCATCACAAACATGAATACCTGTAGGCAATTCGTATAATGCAAAATCAATATCTTCTGATGGATTAAGTGGTTTTAAAATAAACGTCAAAGTACCGCTAGTGGCTGCCTTCCAGGTAAACCATACAGAAGAGGATTCTGAAGTTGTATTTCCATTATCCCCCAAACAAGAATTATTAGCCTCATCGATATCCATTCCTCCGCCACTGACTTTTTGAACGACAAATGGAGATTTATCACATAAGACGCCGGCTGTTTTACAATCCTGGCCCGGCAAGGCCGGTGGATTAAAATTATTTATACACAATTGAAATGTACCGGTTGTACTGTTGACCCCATCGACACGTATGTAATAATCCAAGCGCACGATCAAACCCCCTTGATAAATACTCAACACACCATTTCCACTCAGATCTGCACCGCATTCCAATTCGGAAATGGTGCCCCCACAGATACCACGGTAAAGCGCCACCATGGGGCGTGCCATGGTACCACCGGGCGTTCCGCCTCCCCGTGCATTGGTGCCAATTATGGTAATGTTTACATCGGTAAAGAAGGCACGAAATCGGAACCAAACATCTGTGTTGGTAGCACTCCAGCAGGTCGCTGAACCATAGCCAGAGGGCGTTGCCATGATATTGGTATATTCAGCAACTTTGCTGCAATAGTTTGTTACATCGTTTATTATAACAGGGTTATTGCAATTGTCATAGGACGGCTGGCCGAAACTGGTACTTATCGTTAAACCGATTACTAAACTAAGCAGGTACGATCTGATCATTCAATTTGATTATTCTTTATAACGCATAGTTGCGGTAATTAGACATTAAAAACAAGATAAAATAATGAAAAATGCCTAATAAAGCTCAAATTTAGATAAAACCAGCCTTATCCTGTAGTTCTGTTTCAAGGGGTCCTGTCCAGATTTAAATAAGATTCAATCCCTAATAAATTTCTTGTGAGGCTGCCTGTCTTTTTTGATATTTTGAGTTTCAAACGAATTCAATTAAAATCTGGTCTAAATTTGCAGTTTCAAAACGCATGTTTACAATACCCAATCTTATTACCAGTTTAAACCTCTTTTTTGGATGTTGTGCCCTGGTAAGTCTTCAACAAGCCAATTACCCATGGGCTTTAATCTGGATTTTAGTAGCCGTATTGGCAGATTTTGCAGATGGTTTTGTGGCCAGAGCCTTAAAGCAAACCAGTGCACTCGGATTGCAATTGGACTCCTTGTCGGATGTTGTATCGTTTGGTGTGGTTCCCGGATTTATTGCTTTTCATTTTTTGCAGGTTTATTTTCCAGAATATCCCTATGTGCCCTATGCGAGCTTCCTAATTGCATTGATGGCCGCCTTTCGTTTAGCGCGATACAATCTTTCAGGAAAAGGAGAAGCATACTTTTTTGAAGGATTGCCTGTGCCAGCAAACGCTTTATTTTTTACAGGCCTGTTAGGACTTGAAATTCAAGGTAGGTATTTAGGAATAAGCGATCTTTCAGGAATTGCAATTTTAGTGTTCATTGGATTGTTTTCATATTTAATGATCAGTCCGTACCGGATTTTAAAAATTCATGTTGAAAAAAACTGGTTAAACCGATATTACAGCCTGTTGATATTATTAGGAGTTGCCATGCTCAGTTGGTTCTGGATCGGACCCATTGCATTAAGTCTGGCGGTAATCCTGCACATTGTTTATAGTTTTACAATTCAATTAACTCAATCCAAATAATTTTATAGATGAAAGTGTATAAAGCAAAAATTGATATCATGCCACACAAAGAACTGTTGGATCCACAAGGAAAAACAGTTACAAAAAATATTCACCATTTGGATATCCATGGGATACAGGATGTTCGCATTGGAAAACATATTGAAATCACATTAGAAGCTACAGATGAAGCAGCAGCGAATGCGGTCGTTGATGAAAGCTGTAGAAAATTATTGACCAATCTGATTACAGAAACCTATGCATTTAGTATTGCTGAGCAGCATCAGTAATCTCAATTCAAAATGCCTCCTGTAAAAAACGAAATCAAAGCCTGTTTATATCTGGTGCCCACACCGATTGGAAATTTATCAGATATGACTCCGCGAGCTTTGGGAGTGTTGTCGGCTGTAGATTTAATTTTATCAGAAGATACCCGGGTCAGCAATAAATTGTTGATGCATTTTAATATTGAAAAAAGCCTGCGGAGTTTTCACAGTCAGAACGAACACAAAGCACTGCAATCCATTGTCGATAAATTAAAAGAAGGAGCCTCAGTGGCATTGGTGACAGATGCCGGCACACCCGGAATTTCAGACCCCGCTTATTTATTGGTACGAGCCTGTCGCAAAGAAAATATTCCGGTCATTGCTTTACCGGGTGCTACTGCTTTTGTTCCAGCACTGGTTGCATCGGGTTTACCTTGTGATCGTTTTTTCTTCAATGGCTTTCTTCCCCAGAAAAAAGGAAGAAACACCCAGCTTAATTGGTTGGCAGCTTTGGATTGTACGATAGTATTGTATGAATCCCCCCACCGACTATTAAAATGCCTCGATGAACTGATAGCACATTTTGGTTCAGAGCGACAAGCATGTTTTGCAAAAGAAATTTCAAAGCTATTTGAAAAATACATTACCGGTAGTTTGCAGGAAATTAAAGAACAATTAGCTAGTGAAAAAATTGTGGGAGAGTGGGTGATTGTGATTGGAGGGAGTTGAGTAAGAAGTTCATTAACAAGTTTCAAACAATAATTTTATCAATATTTTGTTTGATTTAAATTATGTCAAAGTCAACCAGATTCATTGCTAGAATTAATTACTTTGAATCCATTGTACTTCTCTGTATATTTATTTTAAGCGCATTTTACAGCATTACTTTCTCTCAGACTTACATTTGTCCAGTAGTAGGTTATGATTTTCAAAAAGTTACTTCAGATCCTATCAATTTTTTAGATTTGAAACAGAATGGTTTTGGTTTTGTCAGTCCATTGTTAGGATTAAAACTTAAACAAAAAATATATAAACCATTCTATTTTCAATTTAATTGGGATGTTACCCATAAACATGTGCGTGGTTATGTTATTGGGAGTTTAACTCAGGACTTGTTATATCATTACAATTATTATAAATACCAATTTTTACTAAACTATCACTGGAAGGATAAATTGTATATAGGTGCTGGAAAGTCTTTTAATATTGTAAACAAATTTCATTACGAAGATTTTGAAAACAGTTTGTCTCGCGGTGGCCCAATAGAAAATTTTAATGAACAAGGGTGGGTTTTTGTAATTGGATTTAAGTATAAAAAAATCGACTTTGAAGCATATTATTTTAAAAGAGAAGATAATATTGATGAATTTGAGTTTCACTACAGTTTAATGTATCATGTCCAATCAATCGGCCTGCGAGTGAGCTATGACTTTAAGCTCTTCAATGGATTTAAGAAGAAGGAAAAACTCGATTGTCCTGAGTTTAAATAAGGAACAAATTTTTTTTGTTTTAAATAATCAGTAAACACTTAGTAAAATGCTTGGATTTCTGGAGCTCTGAAGGCCTGGAATTTTATATGTAAGATAACAGAGTTTCGTGCTGATCGACAAGCAAGTTTTACCCAATGCCAAACTTTTAATAAAGTTATGTAACTTTGGCCTATGAGGATTTATGTAGACACTTAAGTATTTGGTGCTGCTTTGACTCAGAATTTGAAATATGGTCTAATGGGCTTATTGAGCAATTCAAAATCGGAAAATTCAAAGCAGTTATTTCAGAGGTTTCTGAATTTGAGTTAAAATTTGCACCAAATCTTATAAAACAAATACTAACAGGCATTCCTAGTAAATATTTGGAAATTGCAAAACTTACAGAAGAGTCTAAAAAATTATCCGAACATTATCTCAAAGAAAAAATCGTGACAAAAAAAATCATTAGCAGATACTCAACATATAGCAATCGCAAGTGTTCAGCAAGTTGACTTGCTTGTTAGTTGGAATTTTAAACACATAGTAAATTTTGACAAAATACGCTTATACAACTCCGTTAATTTAAAATACGGATATAAGATTTTAGAAATCAGAAACCCAAGAGATTTGACAGATGAAAACTAAAAAGAAAAAATTATTTGATGCCGTTCAAATGGTTCGCGAAATTCGTGATGCTTCTTACAGACAAAAGACAGATCCAAACTTTGATCCAAAAGAATTTCAACGCATCAAGGAGAAGTGGACAAAACTCTTAGAACAGCAAGAAAAAGAAAATCTAAAAATATTAGTTTGAGTTTTTCTATCCAGAATTAAAACACTGGACACACACATCAGATTGAAGCAATGGCCTGCAGAATTCTTCGCAATTAGAAAAATAGGGTGTTCTCTAATTTTTAGTCATTGATTCATCGCATTGGTTCATCATTTAAAGCCCACTTTATTAATCTCTTAGCGTTTTGCAAAAGAAATTTCTAAACTGTTTGAAAAATACATTACCGGTAGTTTGCAGGAAATAAAAGAACAATTAGCTAGTGAAAAAATTGTTGGAGAGTGGGTGATTGTGATTGGAGGGAGTTGATTTTATCTTCTTGAAAACTGTATTAGTTAGTATAGATTTGTACATATTTTGGTTAAAATTATGTTAAAATTGTTTTAATATTTGGGCATATATATATATATATATATATATATATATATTGCAGCCATGGAAACACTAGATTTAAATCCACCAGATCGTTTAGCTTGAATTCATTTAACTTAACCAATTTAAAGTCGGTTATAACTGATTTGTAAAATGGCTGCTGTTAAATTGAATAAGTAATTAAATAATTTC
Protein-coding sequences here:
- a CDS encoding gliding motility-associated C-terminal domain-containing protein, producing the protein MIRSYLLSLVIGLTISTSFGQPSYDNCNNPVIINDVTNYCSKVAEYTNIMATPSGYGSATCWSATNTDVWFRFRAFFTDVNITIIGTNARGGGTPGGTMARPMVALYRGICGGTISELECGADLSGNGVLSIYQGGLIVRLDYYIRVDGVNSTTGTFQLCINNFNPPALPGQDCKTAGVLCDKSPFVVQKVSGGGMDIDEANNSCLGDNGNTTSESSSVWFTWKAATSGTLTFILKPLNPSEDIDFALYELPTGIHVCDDKVLLRCNATAPPCAGPTGLDLTDPDISEDLNCHTGENGFCKYIDMVQGKFYTLIVNNFDNTGVGFSVEWGGTGEFAGPESNFGIYPPSGLKCETDFQVIDSSQFATGSIIRWTWNFGKDGIPQTYVGQFPPPIRYNSFGEKFVTLTIETDIGCKVTEIRRLYVEPCCEELPTLQLVIDSTRDLTCFKSNDGMIAVHGLQGTPFDEDLNGVITYYYQYSLNGQDFTSTNRFTNLPAGKHTIYIQDRKGCLDTLEVTIQEPPEVIANAGTDLEINLGEIIDLNASAFPNDAYTYNWLRGQNINCTDCQNTTALPIKDGYYTVLTTNDRGCFGLDSIFVHVIKNYDVFTPNVFSPNGDNINDLFYINGPKSLSKIDLLQIFDRWGNLIYEGKDLIPNNPSVGWNGRAGGQACNPGVYVYVVKARFLDDYVESISGDLTLLR
- a CDS encoding CDP-alcohol phosphatidyltransferase family protein, which gives rise to MFTIPNLITSLNLFFGCCALVSLQQANYPWALIWILVAVLADFADGFVARALKQTSALGLQLDSLSDVVSFGVVPGFIAFHFLQVYFPEYPYVPYASFLIALMAAFRLARYNLSGKGEAYFFEGLPVPANALFFTGLLGLEIQGRYLGISDLSGIAILVFIGLFSYLMISPYRILKIHVEKNWLNRYYSLLILLGVAMLSWFWIGPIALSLAVILHIVYSFTIQLTQSK
- the purS gene encoding phosphoribosylformylglycinamidine synthase subunit PurS, whose amino-acid sequence is MKVYKAKIDIMPHKELLDPQGKTVTKNIHHLDIHGIQDVRIGKHIEITLEATDEAAANAVVDESCRKLLTNLITETYAFSIAEQHQ
- the rsmI gene encoding 16S rRNA (cytidine(1402)-2'-O)-methyltransferase — its product is MPPVKNEIKACLYLVPTPIGNLSDMTPRALGVLSAVDLILSEDTRVSNKLLMHFNIEKSLRSFHSQNEHKALQSIVDKLKEGASVALVTDAGTPGISDPAYLLVRACRKENIPVIALPGATAFVPALVASGLPCDRFFFNGFLPQKKGRNTQLNWLAALDCTIVLYESPHRLLKCLDELIAHFGSERQACFAKEISKLFEKYITGSLQEIKEQLASEKIVGEWVIVIGGS